A single window of Flavobacterium sp. 140616W15 DNA harbors:
- a CDS encoding shikimate kinase has product MKKIVLLGYMGCGKSTIAQKLSKITEIPFLDLDKCIENKVNLTINEIFDKHGEIYFRKLEHETFVELLQSPEEIIIGLGGGTPCYANNHELLNKEGVISIYLKASIDTLYGRLLHNKSKRPLIADKNEEEMREFIATHLFERSFYYNQAKYKVSVDEKTIDETISDILELLA; this is encoded by the coding sequence ATGAAAAAAATTGTATTGTTAGGGTATATGGGTTGCGGTAAGTCAACAATTGCTCAGAAATTATCGAAAATCACAGAAATTCCTTTTTTGGATTTAGACAAATGCATCGAAAATAAGGTTAATTTAACCATAAATGAGATTTTTGATAAGCATGGAGAGATTTATTTTAGGAAATTAGAGCATGAAACATTTGTAGAATTGCTCCAATCTCCCGAAGAAATTATTATAGGCTTAGGAGGAGGGACTCCATGTTATGCTAATAATCATGAATTATTGAATAAAGAAGGGGTGATTTCTATTTATTTAAAAGCGTCTATCGATACATTATATGGACGTTTACTTCATAATAAGAGTAAACGCCCACTTATTGCTGATAAAAATGAGGAGGAGATGAGAGAGTTTATAGCTACACATCTTTTTGAAAGAAGTTTTTATTACAATCAAGCCAAGTATAAGGTGAGTGTAGATGAGAAGACTATAGATGAAACGATTTCTGATATTCTTGAGCTTTTAGCTTAA
- a CDS encoding tetratricopeptide repeat protein, producing MKQSLLILLFLATSICWSQSGSDYFDQAIRKAENGNTKGAIADYNKAIKLKANFTEAYQNRGVAKLKLNDTKGALSDFNKTIELDPMNADAFTGRANVNYKLKDFQAAIKDCTSSIALNPKDYIAYNLRGTCYTQIQDKKNACKDFTKAIELGSRSASKNKATFCK from the coding sequence ATGAAACAATCATTACTTATTTTATTATTTTTAGCAACTAGCATATGCTGGAGCCAATCTGGATCTGATTATTTTGACCAAGCCATAAGAAAAGCCGAAAACGGAAATACAAAAGGCGCAATAGCTGATTATAATAAAGCTATTAAACTAAAAGCAAACTTTACTGAAGCATATCAGAACAGAGGTGTTGCCAAACTAAAACTAAACGACACCAAGGGAGCTCTTTCCGACTTTAACAAAACTATTGAATTAGACCCTATGAATGCAGATGCTTTTACTGGAAGAGCTAATGTAAATTACAAATTAAAAGACTTTCAAGCAGCCATTAAAGACTGCACTTCTTCGATTGCTTTAAATCCTAAAGACTACATAGCCTATAACTTAAGAGGCACTTGTTACACCCAAATCCAAGACAAGAAAAATGCCTGTAAAGATTTTACCAAAGCAATAGAATTAGGTAGCAGAAGCGCTAGCAAAAACAAAGCTACTTTCTGCAAATAA
- a CDS encoding ion channel encodes MSILKKINTKAETDKNSGFGTNSNNYGGRFVNKDGSPNIEKRGMHLLRRISWYHTMIDMPTWKFMLILFSFYIAINFIFAIAYYAIGIEHLDGIVTSQSGWSKFGQAYFFSAQTFTTVGYGHISPTGFLTSSLSAAEALIGLLSFAIATGLFFGRFSRPTAFLKFSHNALISPYGDHKALMIRLVPFKNTNFTDAEAKITLGITVEENTIKTNKFYSLELELKQINALTLSWTLVHPITEKSPLYKFTKDDFSSIHGEILVFIKTFDDTYSNTVAARTSYTFKEVIYGAKFIPMYNRNRDNTKTILHLDKLNSHQAVNLE; translated from the coding sequence ATGTCAATATTAAAAAAGATAAATACTAAAGCCGAAACCGATAAGAACTCAGGTTTTGGAACTAACTCTAACAATTACGGAGGCCGTTTTGTAAATAAGGATGGCTCTCCAAATATTGAAAAACGAGGAATGCATTTACTACGTCGCATTAGCTGGTACCACACTATGATCGATATGCCCACATGGAAGTTTATGCTTATTTTATTTTCCTTTTATATCGCTATCAATTTTATTTTTGCGATTGCCTATTATGCAATTGGCATTGAACACCTAGACGGAATTGTTACATCTCAAAGCGGATGGTCAAAATTCGGACAAGCTTATTTTTTTAGCGCACAAACCTTCACAACCGTAGGCTACGGACATATCAGCCCTACAGGATTCCTAACAAGCTCTCTATCTGCAGCTGAAGCATTAATAGGATTATTGAGCTTTGCTATTGCAACTGGACTATTTTTTGGTAGATTTAGCAGACCAACTGCATTTCTTAAATTCTCTCATAATGCTTTAATTAGCCCTTACGGAGATCACAAAGCTTTGATGATTCGCCTTGTTCCTTTTAAAAATACAAACTTTACTGATGCAGAAGCAAAAATCACTTTAGGAATAACCGTTGAAGAAAACACCATAAAGACTAATAAATTTTATTCTCTAGAATTAGAATTAAAACAAATAAATGCCCTTACACTAAGCTGGACATTAGTCCATCCTATAACAGAAAAAAGCCCTTTATATAAATTCACAAAAGATGACTTCTCCTCTATTCATGGAGAAATATTGGTATTCATTAAAACATTTGATGACACGTATAGCAATACTGTAGCAGCAAGAACTTCTTACACCTTCAAAGAGGTTATATACGGAGCTAAATTTATCCCAATGTACAATCGAAATAGAGATAACACCAAAACTATATTACATTTAGACAAACTCAACTCTCATCAGGCTGTTAATCTTGAATAG
- a CDS encoding MerR family transcriptional regulator, with translation MINNIKSVFSIKDLENLSGIKAHTIRIWEKRYNILEPMRTDTNIRLYNLASLQKLLNITLLHEYGYKISKIATYPQDKIPQLVREIISNKNAKNHAISSFKMAMMNFDQESFFNTFNWLTTEKSFKEIFQQVFIPLLNELGLLWQSDTITPAHEHFISNLIKQKLHINTEKLQVQKPTKNDRIYVLSLPMNEIHELGLMYIQYEILLQGYKTIYLGESMPIENLKELNNHFNNITFVSYLTTQPDRTIVNQYVKNMSSELLNKSNEIWLIGKVVEHIESENLDQRVHIFNSIEKLVMQI, from the coding sequence ATGATAAACAATATAAAAAGTGTTTTTAGCATAAAAGACCTTGAAAACCTTTCTGGAATTAAGGCACACACCATTCGCATTTGGGAAAAGAGATACAACATTCTTGAACCTATGCGTACTGACACCAATATTCGCCTGTATAATTTAGCCAGTTTACAAAAACTACTAAACATTACATTACTACATGAATATGGTTATAAGATCTCAAAAATAGCAACCTATCCACAAGACAAGATTCCACAATTAGTTAGAGAAATCATTTCTAATAAGAATGCAAAAAATCATGCAATCAGTTCATTCAAAATGGCAATGATGAATTTTGATCAAGAATCATTTTTCAATACTTTTAATTGGCTGACTACTGAGAAATCTTTTAAGGAAATCTTTCAACAAGTATTCATCCCTTTATTAAATGAGTTGGGCTTATTATGGCAATCCGATACTATAACTCCTGCTCATGAACATTTTATATCTAACTTGATAAAACAAAAGCTACATATAAATACCGAGAAACTTCAAGTTCAAAAGCCAACAAAAAATGATAGAATATACGTTCTTTCATTACCAATGAATGAAATTCATGAACTAGGATTAATGTATATACAATACGAGATACTTCTTCAAGGCTATAAAACAATTTACTTAGGTGAAAGCATGCCTATAGAAAATCTAAAAGAACTTAACAATCATTTCAACAACATCACTTTTGTTTCCTACCTCACAACCCAACCAGATCGCACAATAGTCAATCAATATGTAAAAAATATGAGTTCTGAGTTACTAAATAAATCCAACGAGATATGGTTGATTGGCAAAGTGGTTGAGCACATTGAGTCAGAAAACCTAGACCAAAGAGTACACATTTTTAACTCTATAGAAAAATTAGTGATGCAGATATAA
- a CDS encoding NAD(P)/FAD-dependent oxidoreductase, which yields MKKTISIIGSGFSSLAASCYLAKQGYDVTIYEKNASIGGRARQLKSNGFTFDMGPSWYWMPDVFENFFSDFDKKTSDYYQLIKLNPAYRIYFGVNEFMTITDNLNEIAATFESIEKGSGKKLVDYISKAKSNYDIAIKKLVYRPGVSALELITLETTQKLSQFFGTVSKDIRKKFKDQRLIQILEFPVLFLGAKPSKTPSFYNFMNYADFGLGTWHPKTGMYDVVRGIESLAKGLGVTIQTNSNIDKIIVKNNIATGLIINDEIITADIILSGADYQHTETLLDKEHRAYSDSYWESRVFAPSSLLFYIGFDKKIQNISHHALFFDVDFNQHAMDIYDEPKWPEAPLFYANFPSVTDTTAAPEGMESGFFLVPLAPGIEDTEVLREEYFEKIITRFETITQQSIKNNIIFKKSFCKNDFIEDYNAYKGNAYGMANTLLQTAFLRPKLKSKKVKNLYFTGQLTVPGPGVPPALISGKLVSELINKSFSS from the coding sequence ATGAAGAAAACAATCTCAATTATTGGTTCCGGTTTTTCGTCTTTAGCCGCCTCATGCTATCTAGCTAAGCAAGGTTATGACGTAACTATTTATGAAAAAAATGCATCTATAGGTGGTAGAGCTAGACAACTAAAAAGTAATGGTTTTACTTTTGACATGGGTCCAAGCTGGTATTGGATGCCCGATGTATTTGAAAATTTCTTTAGTGATTTTGATAAAAAAACAAGTGACTATTATCAATTAATAAAGCTCAATCCAGCATATCGTATATATTTTGGAGTTAATGAATTTATGACTATCACTGATAATTTAAACGAAATTGCAGCAACTTTTGAATCTATAGAGAAAGGGAGTGGTAAAAAATTAGTTGATTACATATCGAAAGCTAAAAGCAACTATGACATTGCCATAAAAAAATTAGTGTATCGTCCAGGTGTTTCTGCTTTAGAATTGATCACTCTTGAAACTACACAAAAATTAAGTCAGTTTTTTGGAACAGTAAGTAAAGACATTCGCAAGAAATTTAAAGACCAAAGGCTGATTCAAATTCTTGAATTTCCAGTTTTATTTCTTGGTGCTAAACCATCTAAGACTCCTTCTTTCTACAATTTCATGAACTATGCTGATTTCGGATTAGGAACCTGGCATCCTAAAACGGGGATGTATGATGTTGTACGCGGTATCGAAAGTCTAGCCAAAGGACTTGGAGTTACTATTCAAACCAATTCTAACATTGATAAAATCATAGTCAAAAATAATATCGCAACTGGATTAATTATTAATGATGAAATTATTACTGCAGATATAATATTAAGTGGTGCCGATTACCAACATACTGAAACTTTATTAGACAAAGAACATCGAGCCTATTCGGACTCTTATTGGGAAAGCCGTGTTTTTGCTCCTTCTTCTCTTCTATTTTATATTGGATTTGATAAAAAAATTCAAAACATTTCGCATCATGCTTTATTCTTCGATGTAGATTTCAACCAACATGCCATGGATATTTATGACGAACCTAAGTGGCCTGAAGCTCCTTTATTCTATGCTAACTTCCCATCAGTGACAGATACAACAGCAGCTCCTGAAGGAATGGAAAGTGGTTTTTTTCTAGTTCCACTAGCACCTGGAATAGAAGACACTGAAGTACTTCGTGAAGAATATTTTGAGAAAATAATTACTCGTTTTGAAACTATCACTCAACAATCTATTAAAAATAATATTATATTTAAGAAGTCTTTTTGCAAAAATGACTTTATCGAAGATTACAATGCTTATAAAGGAAATGCATACGGAATGGCAAATACCCTATTACAAACTGCATTTTTAAGACCTAAACTAAAAAGCAAGAAAGTAAAAAATTTATACTTTACTGGGCAATTAACTGTTCCAGGACCTGGCGTACCTCCTGCTTTGATATCGGGAAAACTAGTATCCGAATTAATAAACAAATCCTTTTCATCATAA
- a CDS encoding phytoene/squalene synthase family protein: protein MKQLFDNVSFKCSKLVTQSYSTSFSLAVYMLAPSIRDAIYSIYGFVRFADEIVDSFHGFDKKFLIDDFEKEYYKAIATDISLNPILNSFQQTVKKYNITDDLIQSFLKSMRQDLIKTDYNKEEIEDYIYGSADVVGLMCLKVFVSGSDSKYETLKMEAMRLGTAFQKVNFLRDLKDDNLILNRNYFPGIDLNSFDENSKNKIIEEIEEDFRIAYQGIVKLPVEAKFGVYTAYIYYKKLLKKLENTPYHEIGNERIRVSNYSKAGLLAKSFVSYKLRMV from the coding sequence ATGAAACAGTTATTTGATAATGTCTCGTTTAAATGTAGCAAACTGGTAACCCAAAGCTACAGTACTTCTTTCTCCTTGGCTGTATATATGTTAGCTCCAAGCATAAGAGATGCTATTTACAGTATCTATGGCTTTGTCCGTTTTGCTGATGAAATTGTAGATTCGTTTCATGGATTTGATAAAAAGTTTCTAATCGATGATTTCGAAAAAGAATACTATAAAGCAATAGCAACTGATATAAGTCTTAATCCTATTTTAAATTCTTTTCAACAAACCGTAAAAAAGTATAATATTACTGATGATTTAATTCAGTCTTTTTTAAAAAGTATGCGACAAGATTTAATCAAAACGGACTATAATAAAGAAGAAATTGAAGATTATATTTATGGTTCTGCAGATGTTGTAGGCTTAATGTGTCTTAAAGTTTTTGTTTCTGGTAGCGATTCAAAATATGAAACATTAAAAATGGAAGCAATGCGATTGGGCACCGCTTTTCAAAAGGTAAATTTTTTACGAGACTTAAAAGATGATAATCTAATTTTAAACAGGAACTATTTTCCAGGAATCGATTTAAACTCATTTGATGAAAATTCAAAAAATAAAATCATAGAAGAAATTGAAGAAGATTTTAGAATAGCCTATCAGGGAATTGTAAAACTTCCTGTTGAAGCTAAGTTTGGAGTATATACTGCTTATATCTATTACAAAAAGCTTTTAAAGAAACTAGAAAACACTCCTTACCATGAGATAGGCAATGAAAGAATTCGAGTTTCTAATTATTCAAAAGCTGGATTACTAGCCAAGTCTTTTGTTTCATATAAACTAAGAATGGTATAA
- a CDS encoding sterol desaturase family protein encodes MVSFLIFIGVFLFMECVTWCTHKFVMHGFMWYFHSDHHQPKYTNVFERNDIFFVIFAIPSILLFYFGTIDGINYLFFIGLGLTFYGFCYFMVHDVLIHQRFKWFKNTKNKYLIGLRKAHKAHHKHLDKEHGECFGMLFVPFKYYKI; translated from the coding sequence ATGGTTTCCTTTTTAATTTTTATAGGTGTATTTCTCTTCATGGAATGTGTCACTTGGTGTACTCACAAATTTGTTATGCATGGTTTTATGTGGTATTTTCATTCTGATCATCATCAACCTAAATACACAAATGTATTTGAACGAAATGATATTTTCTTTGTAATTTTTGCAATCCCGAGTATTTTACTATTCTATTTTGGAACTATAGATGGTATCAATTACTTATTTTTTATCGGTCTGGGATTAACTTTTTATGGATTTTGCTACTTTATGGTACATGATGTATTGATTCATCAACGCTTTAAATGGTTTAAAAACACCAAAAACAAATACCTCATTGGATTAAGAAAAGCGCATAAAGCACATCATAAACACTTAGACAAGGAACATGGTGAATGTTTTGGAATGCTATTCGTTCCGTTTAAATACTACAAAATCTAA
- a CDS encoding SRPBCC family protein has translation MKVYKKESVQHINTSLEECWSFFSNPKNLQIITPKSMGFEVTDYDDKLMYAGQIIQYKITPLLGIKLNWMTEITVVKENSYFIDEQRFGPYTLWHHKHFFEATANGTQMTDIVHYALPLGFIGRIMNALVVRNELKTIFEYRHKKVEEIFNTK, from the coding sequence ATGAAAGTATATAAAAAAGAATCTGTTCAGCATATCAATACGAGTTTAGAAGAATGCTGGTCTTTTTTTTCTAATCCTAAAAACCTTCAGATAATTACTCCTAAGTCAATGGGATTTGAAGTTACCGATTATGATGACAAATTAATGTATGCTGGACAAATCATTCAATATAAAATCACTCCGCTTTTAGGGATTAAATTAAACTGGATGACTGAAATTACTGTAGTAAAGGAAAACAGTTATTTCATAGACGAACAACGTTTTGGCCCCTATACTTTATGGCATCACAAACATTTTTTTGAAGCTACAGCTAATGGAACTCAAATGACAGATATTGTACATTATGCTCTTCCGCTAGGTTTTATCGGACGCATCATGAATGCTCTTGTTGTGAGAAATGAACTGAAAACAATTTTCGAATATCGCCACAAAAAGGTTGAAGAAATTTTTAATACTAAATAA
- a CDS encoding AarF/ABC1/UbiB kinase family protein produces MKTIDYIPTSKIERASKLVQTGAKIGVNYLKYYGEKIVNPEITRDKLNENNAEDIYDGLKSLKGSALKVAQMLSMDKNFLPQAYVEKFSLSQFSVPPLSAPLVLKTFKTNFGKTPYEIFDEFNPNSVNAASIGQVHLAVKDGKKLAVKIQYPGVANSISSDLALVKPMAIRMFNLQGKDSDKYFKEVEDKLIEETNYLLELQQSQEVVNACKKIENLVFPNYYPDFSSEKIITMDWMAGIHLSEYTVKPHSQDELNTIGQALWDFYMYQIHILRKVHADPHPGNFLVNDKNQLVALDFGCMKQIPNDFYVPYFELINKEVITDEKLFNEKLFELEILRTDDTKEEIEYFTGMFHDLLSLFTKPFQSDTFDFSDEEFFNNIAKLGERFSKDTNLKKMNGNRGSKHFIYMNRTFFGLYNLMFDLKAKIEVNNYQIY; encoded by the coding sequence ATGAAAACCATCGACTATATCCCAACTTCCAAGATAGAAAGGGCGAGCAAACTTGTTCAAACAGGAGCAAAAATTGGAGTGAATTATTTAAAGTACTACGGAGAAAAAATTGTAAACCCAGAAATAACCCGCGATAAATTAAATGAAAATAATGCCGAAGATATTTATGATGGGCTCAAAAGCCTAAAAGGAAGTGCACTTAAAGTAGCACAGATGTTAAGCATGGACAAGAATTTCTTACCACAAGCCTATGTAGAAAAATTTTCTTTATCGCAATTTTCAGTTCCGCCATTATCTGCGCCATTAGTATTAAAAACGTTTAAAACTAATTTTGGTAAAACTCCCTATGAAATTTTTGATGAGTTTAATCCCAATTCTGTAAATGCAGCAAGTATCGGTCAGGTGCATTTAGCTGTAAAAGATGGAAAGAAACTAGCCGTAAAAATTCAATATCCAGGAGTTGCCAATAGTATTTCTTCCGATTTGGCTTTGGTAAAGCCCATGGCAATAAGAATGTTTAACCTACAAGGAAAAGATTCAGATAAATATTTTAAAGAAGTAGAAGATAAGTTGATTGAAGAAACTAACTATTTATTAGAATTGCAACAGAGCCAAGAAGTGGTAAATGCTTGTAAAAAGATAGAAAATCTGGTCTTTCCTAACTATTATCCAGACTTTTCTTCAGAGAAAATCATCACTATGGATTGGATGGCAGGAATTCATCTTTCAGAATATACAGTAAAGCCCCACAGCCAAGATGAATTAAATACAATTGGACAGGCACTTTGGGATTTTTATATGTACCAAATTCATATTTTGCGAAAAGTTCATGCTGATCCTCATCCTGGTAATTTCCTGGTAAATGATAAAAACCAGTTGGTAGCTTTAGATTTTGGATGTATGAAACAAATTCCAAATGACTTTTATGTACCCTATTTTGAGTTAATCAATAAAGAAGTGATAACTGACGAGAAGCTTTTTAATGAGAAATTATTCGAATTAGAAATTCTGAGAACAGATGATACCAAGGAAGAAATTGAATATTTCACAGGAATGTTCCATGATTTATTATCGTTATTCACAAAACCATTCCAATCAGATACATTCGATTTTTCTGATGAAGAATTTTTTAATAATATAGCCAAGTTGGGAGAACGATTCTCAAAAGACACAAACCTTAAAAAGATGAACGGAAATCGTGGTTCAAAACATTTTATATATATGAATAGAACATTCTTCGGATTATATAATTTAATGTTCGATTTAAAAGCCAAGATTGAAGTAAATAATTATCAGATATATTAG
- a CDS encoding TetR family transcriptional regulator C-terminal domain-containing protein, whose translation MGTKKEILTKDKIVSLYMNYVLEHGQNPKSVFHFAKANDFEEAEFYTFFGTFEGLEKEIFNLFFKNTLELLDKNPEYQEYDMKNKMLSFYFTFFELLTANRSYVVQALKSNSNPIKNLVKLTTLRDSFKKYISSIITDDYRVQQEKLQNFQEKAIQETAWMQLLLTLKFWVDDASPAFEKTDLFIEKSVNVSFELMNVAPMNHLLDFGKFIFKEKIYSKQ comes from the coding sequence ATGGGAACTAAAAAAGAGATATTGACAAAAGATAAAATTGTTTCTTTATATATGAATTACGTTTTGGAACATGGACAAAATCCTAAATCGGTTTTTCATTTTGCCAAAGCAAATGATTTCGAAGAGGCTGAATTTTATACTTTTTTTGGAACATTTGAAGGATTAGAAAAAGAAATTTTTAATCTGTTTTTCAAGAACACACTTGAATTACTAGATAAAAACCCAGAGTACCAAGAGTATGATATGAAGAATAAAATGCTCAGTTTTTATTTTACTTTTTTCGAATTGCTAACTGCAAATCGTAGTTATGTTGTTCAAGCTTTGAAAAGCAATTCCAACCCAATAAAAAACTTAGTAAAATTAACTACACTTCGCGATAGTTTCAAAAAATATATCAGTTCAATTATAACCGATGATTATCGAGTTCAGCAAGAGAAGCTTCAAAATTTTCAGGAAAAAGCAATTCAGGAAACCGCATGGATGCAACTTTTGCTTACGCTTAAATTTTGGGTAGATGATGCATCTCCAGCTTTTGAAAAAACGGATCTTTTTATTGAGAAATCTGTAAATGTATCTTTTGAATTGATGAATGTAGCGCCAATGAATCATTTACTGGATTTTGGCAAATTTATTTTTAAAGAAAAAATATATAGCAAACAATGA
- a CDS encoding TIGR01777 family oxidoreductase: protein MSKNILLTGGSGFIGKKLTTLLINHGYSVSILSRTERKPSKDITYYKWDIENNYIDETSVLKADYIIHLAGEGIATKKWSRKRKKEIIDSREKPIELIYSVLNKNNKSLDAFISASAVGIYGVFTSENICNEETPAANDFLGETCQKWETATESIKSLGIRTVIIRTGLVLGKGDGFLKKLTPLFKYSFGSIIGTGKQYMPWIHIDDLCSIYLLAITNTNMNGPFNAAVTDNTNNAVFSKALAKVYNHSLWLPKVPSFVIKLIMGEMSNIVLTGQRVSSQKIENAGFKFKYSNLEPALISCIK from the coding sequence ATGAGTAAAAATATTTTATTAACTGGTGGCTCTGGTTTTATAGGTAAAAAACTTACTACGTTATTAATTAACCACGGATATTCTGTCTCTATACTAAGTCGCACCGAAAGGAAACCTAGCAAAGATATCACCTATTATAAATGGGATATAGAAAACAATTATATAGATGAAACATCGGTTTTAAAAGCAGATTATATTATTCATCTTGCTGGTGAAGGTATTGCTACAAAAAAATGGTCTCGTAAAAGAAAAAAAGAAATTATCGATAGTAGAGAAAAACCTATTGAACTCATTTATTCAGTTTTAAATAAGAATAATAAATCCTTAGATGCTTTTATATCTGCATCGGCAGTTGGAATTTATGGAGTATTTACAAGTGAGAACATTTGCAATGAAGAAACACCTGCTGCAAATGATTTTCTTGGAGAAACTTGCCAAAAATGGGAAACTGCCACCGAATCAATTAAATCACTAGGAATTCGTACTGTTATAATACGAACTGGTTTAGTATTAGGTAAGGGTGATGGTTTTTTGAAAAAATTAACTCCGCTATTCAAATATAGTTTTGGCTCAATTATAGGAACTGGTAAACAATATATGCCTTGGATTCATATTGATGACTTATGTAGCATTTATCTCCTTGCAATTACAAATACTAATATGAATGGTCCTTTTAATGCTGCTGTTACTGATAACACTAATAATGCTGTTTTCTCTAAAGCTCTAGCAAAAGTATATAATCATTCTTTATGGTTACCTAAAGTTCCTTCTTTTGTAATTAAATTGATAATGGGCGAAATGAGTAATATTGTATTAACGGGACAACGAGTTTCTTCTCAAAAAATAGAAAATGCAGGTTTTAAATTCAAATATTCAAATTTAGAACCTGCACTTATAAGTTGCATCAAATAA
- a CDS encoding YceI family protein has protein sequence MKKSTFLILLLTANFITAQDRIRTSIGVINFEASVPFFEEVNAVNKTVTMVMEPETSSFVCVAVMKDFRFKMDLMETHFNENYIESDRYPKAIFKGKIGKFDMKDISEIPKQYTIKGKLQIHGKTKDIEVNAILKKVPEGIEITSDFPLNTEDFNIKIPSMIESKVSKRVNTSVMGVMK, from the coding sequence ATGAAAAAAAGTACTTTTTTAATTTTATTACTTACCGCTAATTTTATTACAGCACAAGATAGAATAAGAACTTCAATAGGTGTTATTAATTTTGAAGCTTCTGTACCTTTTTTTGAAGAGGTAAATGCAGTCAATAAAACGGTAACTATGGTTATGGAGCCAGAAACAAGTAGTTTTGTTTGTGTGGCTGTTATGAAAGATTTTCGATTTAAAATGGATTTAATGGAAACTCATTTTAATGAAAATTATATCGAAAGTGATCGGTATCCGAAAGCCATATTTAAAGGCAAAATTGGAAAATTCGACATGAAAGATATTAGTGAAATACCAAAACAATATACCATTAAAGGGAAACTTCAAATTCATGGTAAAACAAAAGATATAGAAGTAAATGCAATCCTTAAAAAAGTGCCTGAGGGCATAGAAATCACTTCAGATTTCCCGCTTAATACCGAGGATTTTAATATTAAGATTCCATCTATGATAGAAAGTAAAGTGTCAAAAAGGGTGAATACAAGCGTGATGGGGGTTATGAAATAA
- a CDS encoding acyl-CoA thioesterase yields MDTNTNFKTVACSRISISELMLPSHTNFSGKIHGGYILSLLDQIAFACASKFSGNYCVTASVDTVNFLKPIEVGELVTMKASVNYVGKSSMIVGIRVEAENIQTGAIKHCNSSYFTMVAKDKDGKSVLVPGLILSNLEEVRRFCKALKHIEVKKEVENHAEEYNYSSIETLASLSKYNVLLELN; encoded by the coding sequence ATGGATACAAATACAAATTTTAAAACAGTAGCCTGCTCAAGAATAAGCATTTCAGAATTGATGCTTCCATCACATACTAATTTTAGTGGAAAAATACATGGAGGTTACATATTATCATTGTTAGATCAGATTGCTTTTGCTTGTGCATCTAAGTTCTCTGGTAATTATTGCGTAACAGCTTCGGTAGATACAGTCAATTTCTTAAAGCCTATTGAGGTAGGAGAATTAGTAACTATGAAGGCCTCAGTTAATTATGTAGGTAAAAGCTCGATGATTGTGGGTATTCGTGTTGAAGCTGAAAATATTCAAACAGGAGCTATAAAACATTGTAATTCTTCTTACTTTACAATGGTTGCCAAAGATAAAGATGGAAAGAGTGTTCTTGTTCCAGGACTTATTTTATCAAATCTTGAAGAAGTAAGACGTTTTTGTAAAGCTCTGAAACATATAGAGGTCAAAAAAGAAGTCGAAAATCATGCTGAAGAATATAATTATAGTTCTATTGAAACATTGGCAAGTTTAAGCAAATACAATGTTTTATTAGAGCTAAATTAA
- a CDS encoding 6-phosphogluconate dehydrogenase: MKRILGIVIGIVALALIGYFAFIYYVPYSTGIRSGELIRLSHKGVVMKTWEGELSQGISGAQIFSFSVLDSDKKVIEDLKVLQGSYVRLNYIEKYKTFPWWGDTRYFVIAVEKEDSPFNVK, from the coding sequence ATGAAACGAATTCTGGGAATTGTCATTGGTATTGTAGCGCTTGCTTTAATTGGGTATTTTGCTTTTATTTATTATGTACCTTATAGTACAGGAATACGTTCGGGCGAATTAATAAGACTGAGCCATAAAGGAGTTGTAATGAAGACATGGGAGGGAGAATTGAGTCAGGGAATTTCGGGAGCACAAATATTCTCTTTCTCCGTTTTAGATAGTGATAAAAAAGTGATAGAAGACTTAAAAGTGCTTCAAGGCAGTTATGTGCGATTAAATTATATAGAAAAATATAAAACATTTCCTTGGTGGGGAGACACGCGCTATTTTGTAATAGCAGTAGAAAAGGAAGACTCTCCATTTAATGTAAAATAA